A genomic region of Homalodisca vitripennis isolate AUS2020 chromosome 5, UT_GWSS_2.1, whole genome shotgun sequence contains the following coding sequences:
- the LOC124362429 gene encoding transmembrane ascorbate-dependent reductase CYB561-like isoform X1, with the protein MYQSQNSSKTNGDVEMARRHSYACYNILFWLTQGVGLLAIILLCIWVFGFRNGLAWNSQPKVQFNWHALCMPIGLIYLCALELMTFRIFRYGKKKDLKLLHAGYIILIVILIVIGYWAILDCHNYQGKPNWYSLHSWMGVLTTALYFTQGILGCASFLWPGVQVEYRVKYKPLHVFMGLTTFIMATTTALLGLFEEIKNIEGYNQFSGEGIMMNLCGISFAIFAVLVVYIQTRPNYRREPLVSD; encoded by the exons GTGACGTTGAGATGGCTCGTAGACATAGCTATGCCTGCTATAACATCCTATTCTGGCTGACACAAGGAGTTGGATTATTGGCTATCATACTTCTCTGCATCTGGGTGTTTGGATTCCGGAATGGCCTTGCATGGAACTCTCAACCCAAGGTCCAGTTTAACTGGCATGCTCTTTGTATGCCCATTGGACTAATATATCTATGTGCACTTG AGCTGATGACGTTTAGAATTTTTAGGTATGGTAAGAAGAAGGATTTGAAACTATTACATGCAGGATACATCATACTCATAGTGATTTTGATAGTCATAGGCTACTGGGCTATCCTTGACTGTCACAATTACCAGGGCAAACCCAACTGGTATTCTCTACACAGCTGGATGGGTGTCCTGACAACAGCTCTGTACTTTACACAG GGAATCTTAGGTTGTGCTTCATTCCTTTGGCCTGGAGTCCAGGTGGAGTACCGGGTCAAGTACAAACCTCTTCATGTGTTCATGGGCCTAACTACATTTATCATGGCTACCACCACTGCTCTGCTCGGGCTGTTTGAAGAAATcaaaaatat tgAGGGATACAACCAATTCAGTGGTGAAGGAATAATGATGAACTTGTGTGGAATATCTTTTGCGATATTCGCAGTCCTGGTTGTCTACATACAGACTCGCCCTAATTACAGAAGAGAGCCTCTTGTATCTGATTAA
- the LOC124362429 gene encoding transmembrane ascorbate-dependent reductase CYB561-like isoform X2 yields the protein MFQSQNSSKLNGDVEMARRHSYACYNILFWLTQGVGLLAIILLCIWVFGFRNGLAWNSQPKVQFNWHALCMPIGLIYLCALELMTFRIFRYGKKKDLKLLHAGYIILIVILIVIGYWAILDCHNYQGKPNWYSLHSWMGVLTTALYFTQGILGCASFLWPGVQVEYRVKYKPLHVFMGLTTFIMATTTALLGLFEEIKNIEGYNQFSGEGIMMNLCGISFAIFAVLVVYIQTRPNYRREPLVSD from the exons GTGACGTTGAGATGGCTCGTAGACATAGCTATGCCTGCTATAACATCCTATTCTGGCTGACACAAGGAGTTGGATTATTGGCTATCATACTTCTCTGCATCTGGGTGTTTGGATTCCGGAATGGCCTTGCATGGAACTCTCAACCCAAGGTCCAGTTTAACTGGCATGCTCTTTGTATGCCCATTGGACTAATATATCTATGTGCACTTG AGCTGATGACGTTTAGAATTTTTAGGTATGGTAAGAAGAAGGATTTGAAACTATTACATGCAGGATACATCATACTCATAGTGATTTTGATAGTCATAGGCTACTGGGCTATCCTTGACTGTCACAATTACCAGGGCAAACCCAACTGGTATTCTCTACACAGCTGGATGGGTGTCCTGACAACAGCTCTGTACTTTACACAG GGAATCTTAGGTTGTGCTTCATTCCTTTGGCCTGGAGTCCAGGTGGAGTACCGGGTCAAGTACAAACCTCTTCATGTGTTCATGGGCCTAACTACATTTATCATGGCTACCACCACTGCTCTGCTCGGGCTGTTTGAAGAAATcaaaaatat tgAGGGATACAACCAATTCAGTGGTGAAGGAATAATGATGAACTTGTGTGGAATATCTTTTGCGATATTCGCAGTCCTGGTTGTCTACATACAGACTCGCCCTAATTACAGAAGAGAGCCTCTTGTATCTGATTAA
- the LOC124362430 gene encoding uncharacterized protein LOC124362430 yields the protein MQRILILQKRAIRILYNLQFRESCRAAFQELRILTVINLYILEAITHVHIKEPESARSGSQFHQYNTRHANNYCLPVHKLSSTEKKTSYIIGAKMWNALPDALKESGSLEET from the coding sequence ATGCAGCGCATTCTTATCCTCCAAAAACGGGCCATTAGAATCCTGTATAATCTACAATTCAGAGAATCCTGTAGAGCAGCCTTCCAAGAACTGAGGATTCTTACAGTGATCAACTTGTACATCCTGGAGGCAATAACCCACGTCCACATCAAGGAACCGGAATCTGCTAGAAGTGGATCACAATTCCACCAGTACAACACCAGACATGCCAACAACTACTGCCTACCTGTGCACAAACTCAGCTCCACTGAAAAGAAGACAAGCTACATTATTGGTGCCAAGATGTGGAACGCCCTGCCAGACGCGCTGAAGGAAAGCGGCTCTTTAGAAGAGACCTGA
- the LOC124362429 gene encoding transmembrane ascorbate-dependent reductase CYB561-like isoform X3, with the protein MYQSQNSSKTNGDVEMARRHSYACYNILFWLTQGVGLLAIILLCIWVFGFRNGLAWNSQPKVQFNWHALCMPIGLIYLCALVIGYWAILDCHNYQGKPNWYSLHSWMGVLTTALYFTQGILGCASFLWPGVQVEYRVKYKPLHVFMGLTTFIMATTTALLGLFEEIKNIEGYNQFSGEGIMMNLCGISFAIFAVLVVYIQTRPNYRREPLVSD; encoded by the exons GTGACGTTGAGATGGCTCGTAGACATAGCTATGCCTGCTATAACATCCTATTCTGGCTGACACAAGGAGTTGGATTATTGGCTATCATACTTCTCTGCATCTGGGTGTTTGGATTCCGGAATGGCCTTGCATGGAACTCTCAACCCAAGGTCCAGTTTAACTGGCATGCTCTTTGTATGCCCATTGGACTAATATATCTATGTGCACTTG TCATAGGCTACTGGGCTATCCTTGACTGTCACAATTACCAGGGCAAACCCAACTGGTATTCTCTACACAGCTGGATGGGTGTCCTGACAACAGCTCTGTACTTTACACAG GGAATCTTAGGTTGTGCTTCATTCCTTTGGCCTGGAGTCCAGGTGGAGTACCGGGTCAAGTACAAACCTCTTCATGTGTTCATGGGCCTAACTACATTTATCATGGCTACCACCACTGCTCTGCTCGGGCTGTTTGAAGAAATcaaaaatat tgAGGGATACAACCAATTCAGTGGTGAAGGAATAATGATGAACTTGTGTGGAATATCTTTTGCGATATTCGCAGTCCTGGTTGTCTACATACAGACTCGCCCTAATTACAGAAGAGAGCCTCTTGTATCTGATTAA
- the LOC124362428 gene encoding uncharacterized protein LOC124362428, with protein MAICRPWLDKLFYVSILQSDEDARGGHSPVYVISCKVQAAVDSSCHYMSTIERVQVEYCVSSNNNTKIRSFLIKAPLANSTINDSIFIDNEILMYDEIIPKILEIAQLEVAPKRYISPLTEVLVMDDLKEAGYIMCDSIKRLDYKHAKAVLITLAKFHAASVAINRDHPEAIERNGVETVFTNDPKYGERFKPRILIRLNGLAKVLQTINGCEKFGDILLGAEEASWDLITEMFKPNSQLNVLNHGDFWTNNMLFKYDSAGFISDVKLIDYQLRRYCSPAIDLLYLFFTSADDGVRMRMYELLEMYRHTLNSSLAELGCPQRLSRNDLKEDISKCSPLILLICLYLPFIFPDPDNHFDVSKIEASEESMTSLDFDVNPILLPFKNKYFRKALPEMCKELETMKVFKILMRNKKHKKKP; from the coding sequence ATGGCAATCTGTCGACCCTGGCTTGATAAGTTATTTTATGTCAGTATCCTCCAGTCAGACGAGGATGCAAGAGGAGGTCATAGTCCTGTGTATGTCATCAGCTGCAAAGTTCAGGCTGCTGTGGACAGCAGTTGCCACTACATGAGTACCATAGAGAGGGTGCAGGTAGAGTATTGCGTTAGTAGCAACAACAACACCAAGATTCGATCCTTTCTTATAAAAGCACCCTTGGCAAATAGCACTATCAATGACAGTATTTTCATAGATAACGAAATCCTCATGTATGATGAGATCATTCCAAAAATACTGGAAATCGCCCAGTTGGAAGTGGCACCTAAAAGGTACATTTCTCCTCTAACTGAGGTTTTAGTGATGGATGATTTAAAAGAGGCCGGTTACATAATGTGCGACTCCATTAAGAGATTAGACTATAAGCATGCAAAGGCAGTTTTGATCACGTTGGCCAAGTTTCATGCGGCATCAGTTGCTATCAACCGAGACCATCCTGAAGCTATAGAGCGAAATGGTGTTGAAACCGTGTTTACAAATGATCCTAAATATGGTGAGAGATTCAAGCCTAGAATACTTATAAGATTGAACGGCCTGGCAAAAGTATTGCAAACGATAAATGGATGTGAAAAGTTCGGTGATATTCTGCTTGGTGCTGAAGAAGCTTCTTGGGATCTTATCACAGAAATGTTTAAGCCCAACAGTCAACTCAATGTTCTGAACCATGGAGACTTTTGGACGAATAACATGTTGTTTAAATATGACAGCGCAGGATTCATTAGTGATGTTAAGCTGATTGACTATCAGTTGCGGAGATATTGCAGCCCAGCTATTGACTTGCTCTATTTGTTCTTCACCAGTGCCGACGATGGAGTGCGGATGAGGATGTATGAACTGTTGGAGATGTATCGTCACACACTCAACAGTTCTCTTGCTGAGCTAGGGTGTCCACAGCGCCTGTCCAGGAATGATCTGAAAGAGGATATCTCCAAGTGTAGTCCTCTAATCTTACTGATTTGCCTCTACCTTCCTTTTATATTTCCTGACCCAGACAATCATTTCGATGTGAGCAAGATTGAAGCTTCTGAGGAGAGTATGACCAGTTTAGATTTTGATGTAAATCCAATTTTGCTtcctttcaaaaacaaatattttagaaaagctCTGCCGGAAATGTGCAAGGAACTTGAGACAATGAAAGTATTTAAGATTCTCATGAGAAATAAGAAACATAAGAAGAAACCCTAG